The genomic DNA CAAGATATTCAACTAATTACAGGGGTAGCAGAACAGGCAGCCTTAGCTCTTTCTCAAGCTAAACTCTACCAAAGTCTGCAAGAAAAACAACAACAACTTAGGGTTGAGTTGCAAGTAGCCCGTCAAATTCAAAATAATCTCCTGCGTCAAACCTTACCAGAAATTGATGGACTAAAAATACAAGCTTGTTGTTATCCTGCACGGGAAGTAGGAGGAGATTTTTTTGAAGTCTTTGTCCATCCCAATGGTGACTTATGGTTAGCGGTTGGTGATGTTTCTGGTAAAGGTGTACCAGCGGCTTTATTTATGGCTAGTGCAATTTCTCTACTGCGTCGGGAATTATCCCAAGAATCTCCAGCCGAGCCAAATATTGTTATGCAAAATCTTAATCATGCCTTAGCTGATGAATTAATTAGTAACAATTATTTTATTACTTTAGTGATTGCATCTTATCACAGAACTACTCAGGAACTTGTCTATGCTAATGCTGGTCATATCTACCCGCTTTTGTGGTCACATCCTGTAACTCAAGAGACTCAGCCAAATTACTTAAAAGTTCGTAGTGTTCCTTTGGGTATTATGTCTCAGTGGCAGTCAGACTCCGGTAAATTGACGCTTAAATCTGGTGATGTCTTGTTATTAGCTAGTGATGGAATTACAGAGGCAAAAGTATCAAGCAATGTAGATTTATCAACGAACATAGATAGCAACAGTCAGCAAACAAATCAGCCCATGCTTTATCAAGAAGGTCTTTGGCAGCTAATTAAAGAGCAGCCCATCCCATTTTCTCTGGAAAATTTATTAACTTTTCTACGTAAAGACAACCCTATCCAAGAAGATGATCAAACTATCCTTTCCCTGGAGGTTATGTAACTCATGAAAAGTGAGCTTCATGTACCAAGTAATTTAAGTTTTGTAACAATCGTAGAAAATTGGTTGTTGGGATGCTTGAAAATTCAACTGGGAGACTCTTTAGATTGGTCAGAACTATCCAGCCGTTTGCGCCTAGTGTTGATTGAAGCCTACTCTAATGCTGTGCGTCATGCTCATAAAGATCAGCCTGGTTTACCAATATTACTACGGTTAGAAATTAAAGACCGCAATTTGATCATTGAAGTTTGGGACTATGGTCAAGGCTTTGATATGTCTAGCTATTTTCCTCCTCATCCTACACAGAAACAAGAAGGGGGTTATGGATGGCTAATTATGAATAGTTTGATGGATAAGGTAGAGTATCGCTTACAAATAGATGGTGGTAATTGCTTAAAATTAGAAACAACTATTCCAGAACTGATGCAACAGACGGATAAAACAGGTTCTTTATAAAGAAATGTAAATAAAATGATAACTTTTACTAAATTTATTTGATTTATGAGTGATAGTTATCGAATACTTAATACAGAAAGGCAACTTTTTGTGGTATCGAGTTTTGTCTGATGACAGAAACTGATATTTAACAATCACACATAAAATACCAAATTAATAAATTTGCTTATGAAACCTCTATTTTGTTTATCCCCCCGTTATCGTCTGGATGATGAATCACCTTGGTTAGAAGGAATTGATCCTAGTCGTCATTACTGGATTGCGGTCAACGGAGACAAAAAGGTAACATTGGCTTTGCCAGGGTTAATAGTTTCTTCTATTGATGATTTTAAACAAGTAGTTCGTAAATTTCGTTCTCTGCAACCAGGGGAAGTGATGAGCTTGGCGAGAATTTCTAGCCGTTGTATGATTCGCTGCATCACCGATAATTGTTATGCAGTGGAAGCTAGAATCAATGATGCGCCTGTGTGCCATCTTTTTGATCGGGAAGCGTTAGAAAGTCTGTTAATGACAGCACACCCAGATTGGCAATGTTCACCCTCAGATATTGAGTTAGGCAGAAAAATACTACTCCGTTCTTTAGAACAAGCAACTATTAGCCAAAGTTAATTAAGTTAATTATTCATTGAAGGTAGTTCTGTATATTCCTTGTGCGGTGGACGTAAAGCTACTAAATCTTGGGGTGAAGCTAGAAGTTTGATTTTTGCTTCCAGAATTTCCCGTTTTGGGTTGAGAATAAATAACCACATCACATTCACAGCACACCAAGATGTGTGAGCTTTACCTGTAATTTTGATCTGGATGTGGTTATCCGCTAAATTTTCACTATCTATTTGCTGTGGTTCGGCTTTGATGTCTTGTGCTTCTTTTTGCAAGTAAGTGGCTATTTCTTCTGATCCAATTACAGCAGGATCTAAAGGTGGATACATGACACCATCTTCTGCAAATAAGTTAGCCGTAGCTGTAAAATCTCCTGCGTTTAGTTTTTGAAAGTAATTTAAAATAGTTGGTTGTGTAATTTTTTCCAAAGTGATATTCATATTCTTAAATAGGAAGTATACATTGATAAAAGTTTTTTGCTGATAGTATAAAATTTACACCACATTGAAGCAAAAGGATTTCACCACGCTATGCTGTCAGTAAACTTTAAATAAATTATTCCCAAGTACGGACTTGGGAACAACAACTTAAACAGACATTGAGGTTGTGAGAATATCAAAAGTTAGTCAGCAAGGGGATCTACACCCATTTCTGTAACTACTTTGCGGAAAACAGTTATTTGTTGACCAAAATCTAGTTCTTGCAGTGTGGCTAAAACCTGGGCCCCATCACGAGAAATTTGATAACCTGCGGGTACGGGTACTACAAAACCTTTTGCCATCAATACTGCTAACTCGTACCAAAAAGCTAATTTGGTGTTAGCACTGAGAATTCCGTAAGCACGAGAAACTTGAGTATTTTTCTGAGCAGCTAAATCACGCATTGCTTCCAACTGCTCTGCATGAGACATTTGTTTAATTTGATTCAACAAACCTTCTGCCAATTGTAACCTAGCCGCACCTGTAGCTGCTGGGGTGATTGACTTACCCATTTCTGTGTAAGCATACCACAGAACTGCTAGTTGATCATCTATGCTTAAAGCTTTAAATACAGCAGTTGTTGAGGCTACAGCATCAACTGTTTGGTTGCTGTAGTTGAAAGCCTGAGTAAAGCGGGAGTCAGAAGTGAAAGTCATAATATATTCGCCTTAGTTTATTAAATAAGTTTTTTGTCAGTGGGAGGCTGGCATCAGATGGGATGTTTTTTCCTCTTGTCAACTATTATGTATTATTTCTTTACAAATTGCAAATAAAGTTTACATATAGGTAAGGTAAGGGGATCAAATGGTAATCTTCTGGAAGTAAGCTATAATCCCTCGATCACTGATTAGTAAAGTATTACATCAATAAAAAATGAATCAGTATCCAATTACCAGCGACATATTAAAAGAGAAAGCCAGGGAGTTGGGTTTTCATAAAATTGGGATTGCTAGTTTAGGAGAGTTAGAAACTAAAGAATCTCAAAGATTGCAAACATGGATGAAGATGGGTTATCACGCAGGGATGGAGTGGATGGGAAACCCAAAACGTCAGGATGTGCGGTTAGTGATGCCAGAGGTGCGATCGCTTGTGTGTGTGGCAATAAATTATTACACTCCTCACCAACACCTAGAAAGTAAAGAATATGGGAAAATTTCCCGCTATGGTTGGGGCAGGGATTATCATAAGGTACTGCATAAAAAATTAAAACAACTGGCTATGTGGTTAGAATCACAGGATGAAGAGATAAAAACCAGATATTATGCAGACACAGGCCCAATACAAGATAAAGTGTGGGCGCAAAAAGCTGGGATTGGTTGGATTGCTAAAAATGGTAATGTGATTACTAGGGAGTATGGTTCTTGGGTATTTTTGGGAGAAGTATTAACTAATGTCGAGTTAGAGAGCGATCGCCCAGCTACCCAACATTGTGGAACTTGCACAAGATGTATCGAAGCTTGTCCCACGGATGCAATTACTGAACCATTTGTATTAGATGCTAATAAATGTATTGCTTATCATACTATTGAAAACAGAGCAGAAACATTACCGGAAAGTATTACAGCAAACTTGCAAGGATGGGTAGCAGGTTGTGATATTTGTCAAGATGTCTGCCCTTGGAATCAGCGTTTTGCTCAAGTAACTGATGTCAAAGATTTTCAGCCCTATCCTGGGAATTTAACACCCAAGCTGCTAGAATTAGCGCAAATCACAGATGAGGAGTGGGATCAACGATTTCCAGCATCAGCCTTGCGGCGAATTAAACCAGAAATGTTACGCAGAAACGCTCGTGCTAATCTTGACGCATCTAGGTTAAAGAATGACCCAGAAAGTAATAATATTTGATTTTGATGGCACAATTGCAGATACAGTAGATGCTCTTGTCACTATTGCTAATCGTTTAGCTGTAGAGTTTGGTTATATACAAATTTCTGCAAATGAACTCAAACTTTTAAGGAATTTAACTGCCAGGGAAATAATTAAATATTCTGGTGTCTCGTTGTTTAAAATACCTTTCCTAGTTAAAAAAGTTAAAGGAGAATTAAAAAATAAAATCAAAGATTTAGAACCTATATCTGGGATACCAGAAGCACTCACAGAACTAACCGAGAAAGGATATAGACTAGGAATTATTACTTCTAATTCTCAAGAAAATGTGAATGAATTTCTCAAATGTCATCATTTAGATTATTTATTTGAATTTATTCACTCAGGAGTAACTATTTTTGGCAAGACAACGATCATTAATAACGTATTACGACAAAGGCAGATTAAACCACAAACAGTTATTTATGTAGGTGATGAAACCAGAGATATAGAAGCTGCGAAAAAAGCTAATATTCAAGTGGTTGGGGTAACTTGGGGTTTTAACTCTGCTGAAGCTTTAGCTAAGGAAAAGCCAGATTTTTTAATTCATGATCCTAGTGAATTATTAGATGTGGTGACAAATTGTTGAAATCCAAACCTGATTAAAGGTTGTGCATTGCCTTTAAAATCGCAAGATAATACGTGACTGTTTAGCTAGTAAATGTGCTAGTCTTTTAGCTTGCTTTAAAGCATTATCTTTGAAGGGTAAACCTATAATCAAAGCGTGGTCACCCTGATCTACTATCACATCGAGATCGATATCACGAATTTTTCCAACGTGAAGACTAGCAACTCCAATACATTTGTTAAATCTTCTAGCACATATTTCAGGTGAACAGAGTTTTGCAATGTTCACAGAGATTCCATTCTCTATTCCTTGTTCAAGCTTACGCAAATAATATGCTTGATCTGATACTTTCTTAGTATCTTCATTAATCCATTCTGGTCTAAGTAAAGCTCTGTAAACAATGGTATCACAAGGTAAAGGTTCTGGTTTTATCTGTATAATGGCTGATTCTTCACTCATTAACTCACACCTGATTAAGCCATTCCCATTTCAGCCACTTTGCTAAACTTTGTGGTGAGAATTCATTTTCTACACCGTATTTTTCCCCATGTTCATAATAAATATATGTTTCTTTATTTGCATCACATCCACAGGTTAGGCTAATTTCTGCATCTATATCTAATCTACTCCATGTGAGTGTAATGCTACCTTCATCATCTGTAGAAACCCATGCTTTAGGAAAATTGTCCTTCATGATTTCATATACGTTTTGTAACAAATTCCATGCTTTATCAAAAGAGTAATTAGTAGGTCTTAATAAACCATAATCATCTTCTTCATCTTTTTTTAGCATTTTTATTAGACGATTTTGAGTAATTTGAAAATTAGATTCATTGCTTTTTTCAGCAATAGTATCTGGAATTGTAATTTCAGTGCTAACTTCTGTAGATGGAATAGTTAGTGTTCTGTTTTGAGTATAAAGAGTATAAAATTGTTGAATTATATTTGTGATTGTATTTATAGAATCAGTTTGTTGTTTTAATCTATCAATATACTGACGTAACCTAGTAAGTTCTCTAGAATTAAATTGAATTGATTTATTTTTGTTAGACCATTGATGAGTATAATCAAACAAAAAAACGGAATTTATATCTTCTATTGGGTAACTAAAGCTACTGGATTCTGTTATATCTGTTTTAGTTATAGTGGTGGAAGTAAATTTTTCTGAAGTAGAAATTGTAAGCATGGCTAAACCTCCTCTGGAAAATGTATTTTCAGGTTTAATTCAGCTTCTTCTGCTGCTAATTGAAAATATTTTTTTAGATCTTCTATTTTAAAGGAACGTTGTTCCATTTCTTCTGCTAAGGTGTTCAAATCTTGTTCTACAATCACTCCTTGAGATTCAATATCATTTATTTTCATTAATCCGGTTTTACAAGTCATCACCGAGTTTACATCACAG from Okeanomitos corallinicola TIOX110 includes the following:
- a CDS encoding SpoIIE family protein phosphatase produces the protein MTEIEVEKPKLMVVDDEPDNLQLLYRTFWREFKVYKAINAHDALAILDQEGEMAVIISDQRMPDMNGTELFSQTVDRFPDTIRILLTGFTDVEDLVDAINSGQVFKYITKPWKPEQLKTLVEQGLDTYRIVKKRTNELRNSLRRESLFNAVTSAIRESLDYDSILQKIVVTIGETFAATNCVLRLVEGDRLTKTEFCYQNPQSSATISYLDSIPQMEEVIKTQKYQLVADITSGISDQYLVVPFTYQKHLLAVMSIDQRGSEIPWTEQDIQLITGVAEQAALALSQAKLYQSLQEKQQQLRVELQVARQIQNNLLRQTLPEIDGLKIQACCYPAREVGGDFFEVFVHPNGDLWLAVGDVSGKGVPAALFMASAISLLRRELSQESPAEPNIVMQNLNHALADELISNNYFITLVIASYHRTTQELVYANAGHIYPLLWSHPVTQETQPNYLKVRSVPLGIMSQWQSDSGKLTLKSGDVLLLASDGITEAKVSSNVDLSTNIDSNSQQTNQPMLYQEGLWQLIKEQPIPFSLENLLTFLRKDNPIQEDDQTILSLEVM
- a CDS encoding HAD-IA family hydrolase; translated protein: MTQKVIIFDFDGTIADTVDALVTIANRLAVEFGYIQISANELKLLRNLTAREIIKYSGVSLFKIPFLVKKVKGELKNKIKDLEPISGIPEALTELTEKGYRLGIITSNSQENVNEFLKCHHLDYLFEFIHSGVTIFGKTTIINNVLRQRQIKPQTVIYVGDETRDIEAAKKANIQVVGVTWGFNSAEALAKEKPDFLIHDPSELLDVVTNC
- a CDS encoding anti-sigma regulatory factor produces the protein MKSELHVPSNLSFVTIVENWLLGCLKIQLGDSLDWSELSSRLRLVLIEAYSNAVRHAHKDQPGLPILLRLEIKDRNLIIEVWDYGQGFDMSSYFPPHPTQKQEGGYGWLIMNSLMDKVEYRLQIDGGNCLKLETTIPELMQQTDKTGSL
- a CDS encoding nuclear transport factor 2 family protein; the protein is MNITLEKITQPTILNYFQKLNAGDFTATANLFAEDGVMYPPLDPAVIGSEEIATYLQKEAQDIKAEPQQIDSENLADNHIQIKITGKAHTSWCAVNVMWLFILNPKREILEAKIKLLASPQDLVALRPPHKEYTELPSMNN
- the queG gene encoding tRNA epoxyqueuosine(34) reductase QueG; its protein translation is MNQYPITSDILKEKARELGFHKIGIASLGELETKESQRLQTWMKMGYHAGMEWMGNPKRQDVRLVMPEVRSLVCVAINYYTPHQHLESKEYGKISRYGWGRDYHKVLHKKLKQLAMWLESQDEEIKTRYYADTGPIQDKVWAQKAGIGWIAKNGNVITREYGSWVFLGEVLTNVELESDRPATQHCGTCTRCIEACPTDAITEPFVLDANKCIAYHTIENRAETLPESITANLQGWVAGCDICQDVCPWNQRFAQVTDVKDFQPYPGNLTPKLLELAQITDEEWDQRFPASALRRIKPEMLRRNARANLDASRLKNDPESNNI
- a CDS encoding orange carotenoid protein N-terminal domain-containing protein, whose protein sequence is MTFTSDSRFTQAFNYSNQTVDAVASTTAVFKALSIDDQLAVLWYAYTEMGKSITPAATGAARLQLAEGLLNQIKQMSHAEQLEAMRDLAAQKNTQVSRAYGILSANTKLAFWYELAVLMAKGFVVPVPAGYQISRDGAQVLATLQELDFGQQITVFRKVVTEMGVDPLAD